DNA sequence from the Oxalobacteraceae sp. CFBP 8761 genome:
TCGATGTTCCCGATGACGTTCGGTCTGGCCTGCTGCGCGGTCGAGATGATGCACGTGGGCGCGGCCCGCTACGACATGGACCGTTTCGGTATCGTGTTCCGTCCGTCGCCACGCCAGTCCGACGTCATGATCGTTGCCGGCACGCTGTGCAACAAGATGGCGCCGGCGCTGCGCAAGGTCTACGACCAGATGGCCGAGCCGCGCTGGGTCATCTCGATGGGCTCCTGTGCCAACGGTGGCGGCTACTACCATTATTCGTATTCCGTCGTCCGTGGCTGCGATCGCATCGTCCCGGTCGATGTCTACGTGCCAGGCTGTCCACCGACCGCCGAAGCTCTGCTGTACGGCATCATGCAGCTCCAGAACAAGATCAAGCGCACCAATACCATCGCGCGCTAAAAACGGACGGCGTACTCCATGACGACAAAACTCGAAACCCTTCAACTCGCCCTGCAGACTGCATTGGGCGAGGGCGCCGCGATCTCGGCGGCGCTGGGTGAAGTCACGGTGGTGGTCAAGGCCGCCGACTACATCCGCTCGATGACGGCCCTGCGCGATACCCCTGCGCTGGCCTTCGAGCAGATGATCGACCTGTGCGGCGTCGACTATTCGGAATATGGCGAAGGCACCTACGAAGGACCGCGCTTTGCGGTCGTCGTGCACCTGCTGTCGCTGACCCACAACTGGCGCGTGCGCGTGCGGGTATTCTGCCCGGACGACGACATGCCGCTGGTCGAATCGATTACCCCGATCTGGCGCGCCGCCAACTGGTTCGAGCGCGAAGCGTTCGATCTGTTCGGCATCCTGTTCGACGGCCACGGCGACCTGCGCCGCATCCTGACCGACTACGGTTTCATCGGCCACCCGTTCCGCAAGGACTTCCCGATCTCGGGCTATGTCGAGATGCGCTACGACCCCGAGCAGAAACGCGTGATCTATCAACCCGTCACGATCGAACCGCGCGAGAACATTCCCCGCGTGATTCGCGAAGAGACTTACGGGACGAAATAATGGCTGAGCTTAAGAACTACACCCTGAACTTTGGTCCGCAGCACCCGGCAGCGCACGGCGTGCTGCGCCTCGTGCTCGAACTCGACGGCGAGGTGATCCAGCGCGCCGACCCGCACATCGGCCTGCTGCACCGCGGCACCGAGAAGCTGGCCGAAACCCGCACCTACCTGCAATCGGTGCCGTACATGGACCGTCTCGACTACGTGTCGATGATGTGCAACGAACACGGCTACGTGCTGGCCATCGAAAAACTGCTCGGTATCCAGGCGCCGATCCGCGCCCAGTACATCCGCACGATGTTCGACGAAGTCACCCGCATCCTGAACCACCTGATGTGGCTCGGCGCGCACGCGCTGGACATCGGCGCCATGGGCCCGTTCCTGTACTGCTTCCGCGACCGCGAAGACTTGTTCGACGTCTACGAAGCCGTGTCGGGCGCGCGCATGCACGCAGCCTACTACCGCCCGGGCGGCGTGTACCGCGACCTGCCGGACACGATGCCACAGCACAAGGCTTCGCCGATCCGCAGCGCCAAGGCCATTGACGCACTGAACGAACACCGCCAGGGCTCCGTGCTCGATTTCCTCGACGCGTTCACGAAGCGCTTCGATGGTTACGTCGACGAATACGAAACCCTGCTGACCGACAACCGTATCTGGAAGCAGCGTACGGTCGGCATCGGTGTCGTGACGCCGGAAGACGCGAAAGCCATGGGTTTCACGGGCGCCATGCTGCGCGGCTCGGGCATCGCCTGGGATCTGCGCAAGACGCAGCCGTATGCAGCGTACGACAAGGTCGAGTTCGACATCCCGGTCGGCACCAACGGCGACTCGTACGACCGCTACCTGGTGCGCGTGGAAGAGATGCGCCAGTCGAACCGCATCATCAAGCAATGCATCACCTGGCTGCGCGCGAATCCGGGCCCGGTCATGATCGACAATAACAAGATTGCGCCGCCGAACCGGATGGACATGAAGTCCAATATGGAATCGCTGATTCACCACTTCAAGCTGTTCACCGAAGGCTTCCACGTCCCCGAGGGCGAGGCGTACGCTGCGGTCGAGCATCCGAAGGGCGAGTTCGGCATCTATATCGTCTCCGACGGCGCCAACAAGCCATACCGCCTGAAAATCCGCACGCCGGACTATGTCCACCTGCAGAGCCTCGACGAAATGGCACGCGGACACATGATCGCTGATGCCGTCGCCATCATCGGTACGCAAGACATCGTGTTCGGCAGTATTGATCGCTAGTCCGAAAGGCAGAGAAGAATATGTTATCCCCGCAGTGCTATCAAAAAATCGATCGGGAGCTGGCCAAGTACCCAGCCGATCAACGCCAGTCGGCCGTGATGGCCTCGCTCGCCCACGCCCAGGTCGAACTGGGCTGGCTGTCGCCAGAGACGATGCAGGAACTCGCCGATTACATCCAGATGCCGGCCATTGCCGTGCAAGAGGTGGCGACTTTCTACAATATGTTCAACGTCAAGCCGGTTGGCCAGCACAAGATCACCGTGTGCACCAACCTGCCATGCGCATTGTCGGGCGGCGAACGCGCAGCCCAGCGCATCAAGGACGCCCTGAACATCGACTTCCGTGACACCACGGCGGACGGCAAGTTCACGCTGATGGAGGGCGAGTGCATGGGCGCCTGCGGCGACGCACCCGTCATGCTGGTGAACAACCACCGCATGTGTTCGTTCATGAGCGACGCCAAGATCGACGCCCTGCTTGAGGAACTGAACAAATGACCAGCCTGCACGATCGTCACATCAAGCCGCTGATCCTGAAGGATCTGAACGGCACCAACTGGCACCTGACCGACTACGTCAACCGTGGTGGTTACTCGGCGCTGCGCCGTATCATCGAAGAAAAGATCACGCCCGAGCAGATCATCGCCGACATGAAGGCGTCGGGCCTGCGCGGCCGCGGCGGCGCCGGTTTCCCGACCGGCCTGAAGTGGAGCTTCATGCCGCGCCAGTTCCCGGGCCAGAAATACCTCGTCTGCAATACCGACGAAGGCGAGCCAGGCACGTTCAAGGACCGCGACATCATTCGCTACAACCCGCATGCGCTGATCGAAGGCATGGCCATCGGCGCCTACGCGATGGGTATCACCGTGGGTTACAACTATATCCACGGCGAGATCTTCGAAGACTACCTGCGCTTTGAAGAAGCGCTGGAAGAAGCGCGCGCCGCGGGCTTTTTGGGCGACAACATCCTGGGCAGCACGTTCTCGTTCCAGCTGCACGCGCACCACGGTTACGGCGCCTACATCTGCGGCGAAGAAACCGCACTGCTCGAGTCGCTCGAAGGCAAGAAGGGCCAGCCGCGCTTCAAGCCGCCGTTCCCGGCCTCGTTCGGCCTGTACGGCAAGCCAACAACGATCAACAACACCGAGACCTTCGCTGCGGTCCCGTTCATCCTGAACATCGGCGCCGAGAACTACATGGCGCTGGGCAAGCCGAACAACGGCGGCACCAAGATCTTCTCGATCTCGGGCGACGTCGAGCGGCCAGGCAACTACGAAGTTCCGCTGGGTACGCCATTTGCGACCCTGATGGAACTGGCCGGTGGCATGCGCGGTGGCAAGAAGATCAAGGCCGTGATTCCAGGCGGTTCGTCGGCGCCAGTCGTGCCGGGCGAACAGATGATGCAAACCGATCTCGACTACGATTCGATCGCCAAGGCCGGCTCGATGCTCGGTTCGGGCGCCGTGATCGTGATGGACGAGACGCGCTGCATGGTCAAGTCGCTGCTGCGCCTGTCGTACTTCTATTACGAAGAATCGTGCGGCCAGTGCACGCCATGCCGCGAAGGCACGGGCTGGATGTACCGCATGGTTCACCGCATCGAGCATGGCCAGGGCCGACCGGACGACATGGATCTTCTGAACAATATCGCTGACAACATCAAGGGCCGCACGATTTGCGCGCTCGGCGATGCGGCAGCGATGCCAGTGCAGGCCATGATCAAGCACTTCCGCGAAGAATTTGAATATCACATTGAGCACAAGCACTGCCTCGTGCCCTCATACCTTTAAACCAGGTCAGGTAACGATCCCATGGTTGAAATTGAATTAGACGGCAAGAAAGTTGAAGTCCCACCGGGTTCGATGGTGATGGACGCCGCAAACAAGCTCGGAACGTACATTCCGCACTTCTGCTATCACAAGAAATTGTCGATCGCTGCGAACTGCCGCATGTGCCTCGTCGAAGTGGAAAAGGCGCCGAAGCCTTTGCCAGCGTGCGCGACCCCGGTCTCGCCGGGCATGATCGTGCGCAGCCACAGCGACAAGGCCGTGCAGGCCCAGAAGTCGGTGATGGAATTTTTGCTCATCAACCATCCGCTCGACTGCCCGATCTGCGATCAGGGCGGCGAATGCCAGTTGCAGGATCTGGCCGTGGGCTATGGCAAGAGCGGTTCGCGCTACGAAGAAGAAAAGCGCGTGGTGGCCCCGAAGGAAGCGGGCCCGCTGATCTCGATGGAAGAGATGTCGCGTTGCATCCAGTGCACCCGTTGCGTGCGTTTCGGCCAGGAAGTGGCCGGCGTCATGGAATTCGGCATGCTGGGCCGCGGCGAGCATTCCGAGATCACGACGTTCGTCGGCAAGACCGTCGACTCGGAAGTCTCGGGCAACATGATCGACCTGTGCCCGGTCGGCGCGCTTACCAGCAAGCCATTCCGTTATTCGGCCCGTCCATGGGAACTGCAGCGCCGCAAGTCGGTCTCGCCGCACGATTCGCTGGGCGCGAACCTGATTGTTCAGGTCAAGGGTGGCCGCGTCATGCGCGTGCTGCCGCTCGAGAATGAAGCGGTCAACGAATGCTGGCTGTCGGACAAAGAGCGTTTCTCGTACGAAGCGCTGAACAACACCGACCGCCTGACCAAGCCGATGATCAAGCAGGGCGGCATGTGGCAGGAAGCCGAGTGGCAGACCGCCCTCGAATACGTCGCCCACGGCTTGCGCAATATCCGTCACGAACACGGCGCCGATGCGATCGCTGCCGTCGCGACTGCGCACTCGACCGTCGAAGAACTGCACCTGCTGAACAAGGCCATGCGTGGCATGGGCTCCGACAACGTCGAGTTCCGCCTGCGCCAGAGCGATTTTTCGCTCGACGGCCAGGTCACGCCATGGCTCGGCATGCCGATCGCCCAGCTGAGCACGCTCAAGCGCGCACTGGTCATCGGTTCGTTCCTGCGCAAGGATCACCCGCTGGTCACGACGCGTCTGCGCGCCGCCACCAAGTCGGGCCTGCGCCTGTCGCTGGTCGCTGGCGCAGACGACGAACTCTTGATGAAGGTCGCGCACAAACTGATCGCCGCGCCGAGCGACTGGCTCGTCGCACTGTCGGAAATCGTCGTTGCCATCGCTGCCGACAAGGGCATCGCGGCGCCAGCCGGTTTCGAACAAATCGAAGCATCGGACATCGCCAAAGCCATCGCCGCGTCGCTGGTCGTCGTTGGCGACGTTGAACTGCCAGGCGCGATCCTGCTGGGCAACGCTGCTGCACAACATCCGCAAGCATCGAAAATCCACGCCGCCGCGCAGTGGATCGCCGAGCAGACCGGTTGCTCGTTCGGTTACCTGGTCGAGTCGGCCAACACGATCGGCGGCCACCTGGTGGGCGCCACGTCGGGCAAGAACGAAGCACCGTTCGCCACGCCGAAAAAAGCCTATGTGCTGCTGAACGCCGAGCCGCAACTGGACGCTGCCAATCCGCAGCAAGCCAGTGCCGCTCTGGCCGGCGCCGAGATGGTCGTCGTCATGTCGGCCTTCAAGCATGGCTTGGACTACGCCGACGTGCTGCTGCCAATCGCGCCGTTCTCGGAAACTTCGGGCACGTTCGTCAATTGCGAAGGCCGCGCACAGAGCTTCAACGGCACCGTGCGTCCGCTGGGTGACACGCGTCCAGCCTGGAAAGTGCTGCGCGTGCTGGGTAACCTGCTGGGCCTGCAGGGCTTCGACTACGACACGTCGGAATCGATCCGCGACGAGCTGTTCGGCAAGGGTGTTACCGATCTGTCGGGCAAGCTGAACAACAAAGCCACGCTGGCACCGACCGTTGGCGCCTATGCGCCAGCGGGCCAGCTCGAGCGCGTGACCGACGTGCCGGTGTACTTCACCGATGCGCTGGCACGCCGCGCCGAACCGCTGCAGCGCACCGCGGATGCGAACGCGCCGCTGGTCACGCTTTCGAAAGCGGTGGCTGAATCGATCGGCGTCAAGGCCGGCGACAGCGTCACCGTCACGCAAGGCAGCGGTTCGGCCGTGCTGGTGGCCGATGTCGACGCCACGCTGCCATCGAACGCAGTGCGGGTCGCCGCGGGCCATCCGGCCGTGGCAGGCCTGGGCGCCATGTTCGGTTCCATCCAAGTTGCAAAAGCAGGGGAGAGCAAGTAATGGCCGCGCCCGGTTACATTGATTCATTCAACGCCGGCGGTGCAGACCTGCTCGGCCCGGTCTGGCCGATTGTCTGGACCCTGATCAAGATCATCGCGGTGCTGGCGCCGCTGATGATCGCGATCGCCTACGCCACGCTGTGGGAACGCAAGTTCATCGGCTGGATCCAGATCCGCGTGGGTCCAAACCGCGTCGGTCCTGGCGGCCTGCTGCAGCCAATGGCCGACGGCCTGAAGCTCCTGATCAAAGAGATCGTGATCCCGGCCAAGGCGAGCAAGAGCCTGTTCGTGATCGGTCCGGTCATGACGATCATGCCCGCACTGGCTGCCTGGTCGGTCATTCCATTCGGTCCGCAATTTGCGCTGGCCAACGTGAACGCCGGCGTGCTGCTGCTGATGGCGATCACCTCGGTCGAGGTCTACGGCATCATCATCGCCGGCTGGGCGTCGAACTCGAAGTACTCGTTCATGGGCGCCATGCGCGCATCGGCCCAGATGATCTCGTACGAAATCCCGATGGGCTTCGTGCTGGTGGTCGTGCTGATGGTCACGGGCAGCCTGAACCTGTCGGACATCGTCGCCGGTCAGCAGATGGGCACGTTCGCCGGCTGGGGTGTCAACTTCCTGTCGTGGAACTGGCTGCCGCTGTTCCCGCTGTTCATCATCTATCTGGTGTCGGGCCTGGCCGAGTGCGGCCGTCACCCGTTCGACGTGATCGAAGGTGAATCCGAGATCGTTGCCGGTCACATGGTCGAGTACTCGGGCATGTCGTACGCGATGTTCATGCTGGCCGAATACGGCAACATGATCCTGATCGCCTGCCTGGCGTCACTGTTCTTCCTCGGCGGCTGGTCGGCACCATTCAGCTTCCTCGAAGTGGGCGGCACCCTGGGCGGCTTCATCGGCTTCTTCTGGCTGTTCCTGAAAACGTTCTGCCTGGTTACGTTCTTCATCTGGGTGCGCGGTACGTTCCCACGTTACCGTTACGACCAGATCATGCGTCTGGGCTGGAAAGTGTTCATTCCGATCACGCTGATCTGGCTGGTGTTCATCGCCGCCTGGATGCAGACGTCGTGGAATATTTGGAAGTAAGGGGACGCACATGTCACGTATGAAAGAAATCCTCGGCAGCCTGATGCTGACCGAGTTGATCAAGGGCCTGGCCCTGACCGGCCGCTACGCTCTGTCGCGCTCGATCACGGTCCAGTACCCGGAAGAAAAGACCCCGATGTCGAACCGCTTCCGCGGTCTGCATGCGCTGCGTCGCTACCCCAACGGGGAAGAGCGCTGCATCGCCTGCAAACTGTGCGAAGCAGTCTGCCCGGCCATGGCGATCACGATCGAGTCGACCCAGCGCGAAGACGGCACCCGCCGCACCTCGCGCTACGACATCGACCTGACCAAGTGCATCTTCTGCGGCTTCTGCGAAGAATCGTGCCCGGTCGATTCGATCGTCGAAACGCACGTGCTGGAATATCACGGCGAAAAACGCGGCGACCTCTATTACACCAAAGAGATGCTGCTGGCCGTGGGTGACCGCTACGAAACCGAGATTGCCGCTGCCCGCGAGGCGGACGCCAAGTTCCGCTAAGTGTTAATTACAAGAGGCTCCTGGGTTAGTCATGACATTTACTGATATTTTGTTCTACGTGTTCGCGGCCGTGATGGTGCTGGCAGGCCTGCGCGTCATTACCGCCAAGAACCCGGTTCACGCCGCGCTGTTCCTGGTGCTGGCTTTCTTTAACGCCGCCGGTATCTGGCTGCTGCTGAAGGCCGAATTCCTCGCCATCGTGCTGGTGCTGGTCTATGTCGGCGCCGTCATGGTGCTGTTCCTGTTCGTCGTCATGATGCTCGATATTAATATCGACCGCATGCGCGAAGGTTTCTGGGGCTTCCTGCCACTGGCCGCCGGCGTCGGCGCCCTGATCGTGCTCGAAATGGGCGCGGTGCTGTGGCACGGCTACAGCAACTTCCAGCAAACCCCGGAAGCGGCTGCCCTGAACATTGGCGGCACCAAGGAACTGGGCCTGCAGATCTACACCCGCTATATCTACGGCTTTGAAATTGCCGCCGTGGTGCTGCTGGTGGCGATCATCGCTGCTGTCGCCCTGACGCTGCGCCGCCGCAAGGACAGCAAGGCCATCGATCCAGCCGACGCCGTGCGTGTGAAACGCAACGACCGCCTGAAGATCATCAAGGTCGCGACCGTGAACCAGCCGGCGATCGATGCCGCGAACGTGGCCAAGGCCGCTGCAGCCGCTGCTGCTGCCGCGCCAGCTGCTGCCGAACCGAAGGAAAGCAAATGACCGTCTCCCTCGCACACTATCTGATCCTGGGCGCGATCCTGTTCGCGATCTCGGTGGTCGGTATCTTCCTGAACCGGAAGAACATCATCATCTTGCTGATGGCCATCGAATTGATGCTGCTGGCGGTGAACCTGAACTTCATCGCGTTTTCCCACTACCTGGGCGACGCGGCGGGGCAGATCTTCGTGTTCTTCATTTTGACCGTCGCGGCCGCCGAAAGTGCAATCGGCCTGGCGATCCTGGTGGTCCTGTTCCGCAATCTGGACACGATCAACGTGGAAGACCTCGACAGCCTCAAGGGCTGATCGGTCTCGCTCGATAACTTATAACGAATAAGGTTCAACATGGCGGGGCAAATTTCAACCTCACTCTTACTGGCAGTGCCACTGGCACCGCTCGCAGGCTCGGCAATTGCCGGTCTGCTGGGTACCAAGTTCCTGGGCAATGTCGTCGGCCGCAAGGTGTCGCATACCGCGACCATCCTCGGCGTGGCGATCGCGCTGGTCATCTCGGTCATGACCCTGATGGCCGCGCTCGACGGCTTCACGCTCAACCAGGACCTGTACACCTGGATGACCGTCGGCACGCTCAAGCTGGCCGTCGGCTTCCAGATCGACACCCTGACCGCGATGATGATGTGCGTCGTCACGTCGGTGTCGCTGATGGTGCACATCTACACGATCGGCTACATGGCCGAGGATGACGGCTACAACCGCTTCTTCTCGTACATCTCGTTGTTCACGTTCGCCATGCTGATGCTGGTCATGTCCAACAACTTCCTGCAGCTGTTCTTTGGCTGGGAAGCAGTGGGCCTGGTCTCGTACCTGCTGATCGGCTTCTGGTACACGCGTCCAACGGCGATCTTCGCCAACATGAAGGCGTTCCTGGTCAACCGCGTCGGCGACTTCGGCTTCATCCTCGGTATCGGCCTGATCCTGGCCGCTGCCGGCACGATGAACTACGCCGAAGTGTTCGCCCAGGCCGACCAACTGGCCCTGATGACGGTGCCGGGCACCGACTGGCCGCTGCTGACCGCCGCCTGTATCTGCCTGTTCATCGGCGCGATGGGCAAGTCGGCGCAGTTCCCGCTGCACGTCTGGCTGCCTGACTCGATGGAAGGCCCGACCCCGATCTCGGCACTGATCCACGCTGCGACGATGGTTACCGCCGGCATCTTCATGGTGTCGCGCATGTCGCCGCTGTTCGAGCTGTCCGATGGCGCGCTGTCGTTCATCATCGTCATCGGTTCGATCACCGCGCTGTTCATGGGCTTCCTGGGCATCATTCAAAATGACATCAAGCGCGTTGTCGCTTATTCCACCCTTTCTCAGCTGGGTTACATGACCGTTGCTTTGGGCGTGTCGGCCTACTCGGTCGCCGCATTCCACCTGATGACGCACGCGTTCTTCAAGGCGCTGCTGTTCCTTGGCGCCGGCTCGGTCATCATGGGCATGCACCACGACCAGGACATGCGCAATATGGGCGGCCTGCGCAAGTACATGCCGATCACCTGGATCACTTCGCTGATCGGTTCGCTGGCCCTGATCGGTACGCCGTTCTTCTCGGGCTTCTACTCGAAGGATTCGATCATCGAAGCAGTGCACGCGAGTAATCTGCCAGGTACCGGCTTCGCGAACTTTGCGGTGCTGGCCGGTGTGTTCGTCACGGCGTTCTACTCGTTCCGCATGTACTTCCTCGTGTTCCATGGCGACGAGCGTTTCGGCAAAGCCCATGCGCATGATCATCATGACGATCACGCGCATCACAAGGCCGCTGCCAACGATCATTCGGATCCGCATGCACTGCACGATTCCGGTTCGCACCACGAAGAAGACGCGCACGACGACCATGGCCACCACGGCCTGGCCCCGGGCCAGAAGCCACACGAGTCCCCATGGGTCGTGACGGTGCCGCTGGTCCTGCTGGCAATCCCGTCGATGCTGATCGGTTTCTTCACGATCCAGCCGATGCTGCATGGCACGTTCTTCGATGGCGTCATCACCGTGAACCCGAACCACCCGGCCATGGCCGAGCTTGGCGAGATGTTCCACGGCGCAGCCGCGATGGCCCTGCACGGTCTGCAGACCGCACCGTTCTGGCTGGCACTGGCTGGCGTCGTTGCCGCCTACTACTGCTACATGATCAACCCACGCGTGCCGGCCTGGTTCTATGCCAAGTTCAAGCCGCTGCACACCCTGCTGGACAACAAGTACTACATGGATGCGTTCAACCAGAAAGTCTTCGCCGGCGGTTCGCTGCTGCTGGGCGGCGGCCTGTGGAAAGTGGGCGACCGCGGCCTGATCGACGGCCTGGTCGTCAACGGCAGCGCCAAGGCAGTCGGCTGGTTCTCGACCATCACCCGTAAAGCACAGACCGGTTACATCTACCACTATGCGTTCGTGATGATCGTTGGCGTGCTGGCGGCCATGCTGTACTTCTTCCCGTTCTGGCGCGGTTAATCACAGGCAGAGATAACGAAAAATGATGCAGTCTACAATTTCAACATTTCCACCGTACCTGAGCCTGGCCATCTGGCTCCCGATCCTGTTCGGCGTGCTGGTCCTGGCCGTCGGCCGCGACAAGAATGCCGGCATGGTACGCATGCTCTCGCTCGTGGGCGCCATCGTCAGCCTGTTGCCGACGATTCCCCTGATCACGAACTTCGACAACGCTGCGCACGGCATGCAGTTCTTCGAACAAGCGGCCTGGATCGATCGCTTCAACATCTTCTACCGCCTGGGTGTCGATGGTCTGTCGCTGTGGTTCGTGCCGCTGACCGCCTTCATCACGATCATCGTCGTGCTGGCGGCCTGGGAAGTGATCCAGGAACGTGTCGCCCAGTACATGGGTTCGTTCCTGATCCTGTCGGGTCTGATGATCGGCGTGTTCTGCGCGCTGGACGGCCTGCTGTTCTACTTCTTCTTCGAAGCGACGCTGATCCCGATGTTCATCATCATCGGCGTGTTCGGCGGCCCGAATCGCGTGTACGCGGCGTTCAAGTTCTTCCTGTACACCTTCTTCGGCTCGCTGCTGACGTTGGTCGCGATCATCTACCTGTACAACGCGTCGGGCACGTTCAACATCCTCGACTGGCACCTGCTGCCATTGACGATGAAAGAGCAGATCCTGATCTTCTGCGCGTTCTTCATGGCATTTGCCGTCAAGGTGCCGATGTGGCCAGTGCACACCTGGCTGCCGGATGCCCACGTCGAAGCGCCAACCGGCGGCTCGGTCGTGCTGGCTGCGATCATGCTGAAGCTCGGCGCATATGGTTTTCTCCGCTTCTCGCTGCCGATCACCCCGGACGCGAGCCAGTACCTGGCGCCGGTCGTCATCGTGCTGTCGCTGATCGCCGTGATCTACATCGGTCTGGTTGCGCTGGTCCAGAAGGACATGAAGAAACTGGTGGCGTACTCGTCGATTGCCCACATGGGCTTCGTCACGCTGGGCTTCTTCATGTTCAACGACCTGGGCGTGCAGGGCGGCCTGATGCAGGCGATCTCGCACGGCTTCGTGTCGGGCGCGATGTTCCTGTGTATCGGCGTGCTGTACGACCGTGTCCACTCGCGTGAAATCGCTGCCTACGGCGGTGTCGTCAACACGATGCCGAAGTTCGCTGCCTTCGCCGTGCTGTTCTCGATGGCCAATGCCGGCCTGCCGGCGACGTCGGGCTTCATCGGCGAGTTCATGGTCATCCTGGGCGCGGTCGAGTTCAACTTCTGGACCGGTCTTGCTTCGGGCACCGCGCTGATCCTGGGCGCCGCCTACTCGCTGTGGATGGTCAAGCGCGTCATCTTTGGCCCGGTCGCCAACAAGCATGTTGCCGAGCTGGTCGACCTGAACGGCCGCGAGTTCGCCATCCTGTCGGTGCTGGCCATCGCCACCCTGGCCATGGGCCTGTACCCTGCGCCGATCGCCGAGACCCTGCAGGTGTCGGTCACCGATCTCCTGCAACATGTCGCAGTCAGCAAAGTGCCTCAATAAAACGCCATGAACGAGATGAACACAACCCTGTTATCGGCGGTCGACACCAATCTGGTGCCGGTCTACGCCGAGATCTTCCTCCTGATCGCCACCTCGGCGATCCTGCTGATCGACATGTACCTGAAGGCCGGCAAGCGCAACCTGACGTATGCGCTGTCGCTGCTGGCAATCGCCGGTTGCGCCGTGTTCTCCTTCGTCGATTTCAATGCCGGCACGACCGTCTTCACCTTCAACGGGATGTACGTGTCCGACCCGATGTCGAATCTGCTCAAGCTGTTCACCTATGCAGCCACGGCCATGACCCTGGTCTACTCGCGCCAGTACATCGGCGAGCGCGACATGATGTCGGGCAACCTGGGCGGCGAGTTCTACGTGCTCGCGCTGTTCGCGATGCTGGGCCAGATGATCATGATCTCCGGTAACAGCATGCTGTCGATCTACCTGGGCCTCGAACTGATGTCGCTGTCGACCTACGCTCTCGTGGCCCTGCGCCGCGATCACGCGATCTCGACCGAAGCGGCGATGAAGTACTTCGTCCTCGGCGCACTGGCATCGGGCTTCCTGCTGTACGGCATGTCGATGATCTACGGTGCCACCGGTTCGCTGGACATCACCACGATCGGGCAGGTCACGAGCGCCAACGAGGCGGATCCGATGATCCTGGTCTTCGGCCTGGTGTTCCTGGTGGCTGGCCTGGCGTTCAAGCTCGGTGTCGTGCCATTCCACATGTGGGTACCGGACGTGGTGCAGGGCGCCCCGACGGCTGTCACGATCCTGCTGGGCGGCGCGCCGAAGCTGG
Encoded proteins:
- a CDS encoding NADH-quinone oxidoreductase subunit B, coding for MAIEGVLNEGFITTTADKLVNWARTGSMFPMTFGLACCAVEMMHVGAARYDMDRFGIVFRPSPRQSDVMIVAGTLCNKMAPALRKVYDQMAEPRWVISMGSCANGGGYYHYSYSVVRGCDRIVPVDVYVPGCPPTAEALLYGIMQLQNKIKRTNTIAR
- a CDS encoding NADH-quinone oxidoreductase subunit C encodes the protein MTTKLETLQLALQTALGEGAAISAALGEVTVVVKAADYIRSMTALRDTPALAFEQMIDLCGVDYSEYGEGTYEGPRFAVVVHLLSLTHNWRVRVRVFCPDDDMPLVESITPIWRAANWFEREAFDLFGILFDGHGDLRRILTDYGFIGHPFRKDFPISGYVEMRYDPEQKRVIYQPVTIEPRENIPRVIREETYGTK
- a CDS encoding NADH-quinone oxidoreductase subunit D, with the protein product MAELKNYTLNFGPQHPAAHGVLRLVLELDGEVIQRADPHIGLLHRGTEKLAETRTYLQSVPYMDRLDYVSMMCNEHGYVLAIEKLLGIQAPIRAQYIRTMFDEVTRILNHLMWLGAHALDIGAMGPFLYCFRDREDLFDVYEAVSGARMHAAYYRPGGVYRDLPDTMPQHKASPIRSAKAIDALNEHRQGSVLDFLDAFTKRFDGYVDEYETLLTDNRIWKQRTVGIGVVTPEDAKAMGFTGAMLRGSGIAWDLRKTQPYAAYDKVEFDIPVGTNGDSYDRYLVRVEEMRQSNRIIKQCITWLRANPGPVMIDNNKIAPPNRMDMKSNMESLIHHFKLFTEGFHVPEGEAYAAVEHPKGEFGIYIVSDGANKPYRLKIRTPDYVHLQSLDEMARGHMIADAVAIIGTQDIVFGSIDR
- the nuoE gene encoding NADH-quinone oxidoreductase subunit NuoE, whose translation is MLSPQCYQKIDRELAKYPADQRQSAVMASLAHAQVELGWLSPETMQELADYIQMPAIAVQEVATFYNMFNVKPVGQHKITVCTNLPCALSGGERAAQRIKDALNIDFRDTTADGKFTLMEGECMGACGDAPVMLVNNHRMCSFMSDAKIDALLEELNK
- the nuoF gene encoding NADH-quinone oxidoreductase subunit NuoF, which translates into the protein MTSLHDRHIKPLILKDLNGTNWHLTDYVNRGGYSALRRIIEEKITPEQIIADMKASGLRGRGGAGFPTGLKWSFMPRQFPGQKYLVCNTDEGEPGTFKDRDIIRYNPHALIEGMAIGAYAMGITVGYNYIHGEIFEDYLRFEEALEEARAAGFLGDNILGSTFSFQLHAHHGYGAYICGEETALLESLEGKKGQPRFKPPFPASFGLYGKPTTINNTETFAAVPFILNIGAENYMALGKPNNGGTKIFSISGDVERPGNYEVPLGTPFATLMELAGGMRGGKKIKAVIPGGSSAPVVPGEQMMQTDLDYDSIAKAGSMLGSGAVIVMDETRCMVKSLLRLSYFYYEESCGQCTPCREGTGWMYRMVHRIEHGQGRPDDMDLLNNIADNIKGRTICALGDAAAMPVQAMIKHFREEFEYHIEHKHCLVPSYL
- a CDS encoding NADH-quinone oxidoreductase subunit G; amino-acid sequence: MVEIELDGKKVEVPPGSMVMDAANKLGTYIPHFCYHKKLSIAANCRMCLVEVEKAPKPLPACATPVSPGMIVRSHSDKAVQAQKSVMEFLLINHPLDCPICDQGGECQLQDLAVGYGKSGSRYEEEKRVVAPKEAGPLISMEEMSRCIQCTRCVRFGQEVAGVMEFGMLGRGEHSEITTFVGKTVDSEVSGNMIDLCPVGALTSKPFRYSARPWELQRRKSVSPHDSLGANLIVQVKGGRVMRVLPLENEAVNECWLSDKERFSYEALNNTDRLTKPMIKQGGMWQEAEWQTALEYVAHGLRNIRHEHGADAIAAVATAHSTVEELHLLNKAMRGMGSDNVEFRLRQSDFSLDGQVTPWLGMPIAQLSTLKRALVIGSFLRKDHPLVTTRLRAATKSGLRLSLVAGADDELLMKVAHKLIAAPSDWLVALSEIVVAIAADKGIAAPAGFEQIEASDIAKAIAASLVVVGDVELPGAILLGNAAAQHPQASKIHAAAQWIAEQTGCSFGYLVESANTIGGHLVGATSGKNEAPFATPKKAYVLLNAEPQLDAANPQQASAALAGAEMVVVMSAFKHGLDYADVLLPIAPFSETSGTFVNCEGRAQSFNGTVRPLGDTRPAWKVLRVLGNLLGLQGFDYDTSESIRDELFGKGVTDLSGKLNNKATLAPTVGAYAPAGQLERVTDVPVYFTDALARRAEPLQRTADANAPLVTLSKAVAESIGVKAGDSVTVTQGSGSAVLVADVDATLPSNAVRVAAGHPAVAGLGAMFGSIQVAKAGESK